In one window of Gemmatimonadaceae bacterium DNA:
- a CDS encoding translocation/assembly module TamB domain-containing protein — translation MPRRRTIVLVTATVLLGIAALAVSTVAMLTQTERGRAMIMRAVLPTLRRALPGQLYVGRVSGTLFADITIDSLEIREPGGLPFVRTGPIRVTYDPRDLLDRRVVIKSLEITRPYLTVVDYGGDDWNWKRALRRKGPSTPRRRGGFGDYIVLDTVTLHEATLIMRQPWTLSDSLKGAKRDSALTYNLTRVDGEIRRDGDGFARIWRFVRGNIALGRTRIADPDSAGLQVALRKLDVVWVYPPFWFRNMHGTVRQLGDSLWMDETEFQLANSHGRGDAKIVWGSGKPVRYDIRIQGDTVAMADVAWIDESLPRTGGGSTMLTIKNDPRNLSIIEYGLRNMDARAMRSHLTGRMTFGVGGEVLRVTDVALDLAPAHTDLLRQFNGEPFPYDWQGTLSGRIAARGGPVTKFQIDAADFTYDDAHVPGAQTRGFASGVADIFTPAEAILKGIDLRIDQLDLRTPRFVNPLFLEVNGIVRGTMRLDSLWYDARFSNADLEHIDGPGLPSHLTGSGRYTLVPEGVKFDLSMEAAPLSYTTLSRSYPGLPLRGSAVGSIRAKGMAEDFDLQVTLAGEGGELAFTGRVDGFEPSYAATGQFRVRSANLEALFGDSRFPQSNLSLAGDVALSGSSLASLRGPLRATVDQFSRVADVRVFGGAVHATFDSGQVRIDTLMLESSALRLTARGGLGLVADRADTLQFVAAIDSLGGLRPWLQSGDSLTRVVNPSDTLRGTIEIRGRLAGTIDTTDARGLALDARADAIGLVFGTARAARANAALAVTDVMHGGNGQLDVTMDSARTAGIDISAAAGRSTLQRGLADRFAAELRTPTEARLAVTGGVSRVSDTTTLRIDTLTVRVDSGPARPRGFSLAAPAIVRIAPNHTGTLDSLVLVHTDTGRFALRGTIGDSGVLRGRVDLDRVSLADVGRLIPGSGLAGGTASAYAVVTGTREQPRFDGELSLREAVAGRMRFSALDAKTRYDSLRLSVEASLGVGGKPALAVTASLPIDLALVAGRTRQRNEPLTGRILSNRADLALLESVFPDVTSARGRFSTDLQLTGTWERPQLRGQLQMDSAALTLANLGVRLEQATADIGIANDTVFIRRFGAISGARADSLGISGTISLVEPRKPAFDLRLTANNFLAIDKPRTASLVLTTTTPVSLTGNSDAARVRGAVRIDRGKVYIRALAQRRGLDLTDNFDVVDTTFLGFNALLPNAPSALLQNLVLDNVRVNIGDDVWLRSPEANLKLGGALRVTRAVGRDGSRARLALADSLVVERGTYQLNLGIARPSFEVDRGVVRFYGDPDLEPALDITALHTVRELRANSNRQDVRIRVSIGGTLDRPTLALSSADNPPLPESDMLSYLVTGEPAYALLGTTAYAEQGATLLLRYAGSYLSSRLAGGRFDVVQVEPTAIAPGEAANLRANGLGILASTRVGVGGQLARNTYFAFTTGLCGLSAQTSGGGDALSLFAQGLGVKLERRFDRGFSVSLGLEPASSAQACGRLGISRTFQQTPPQIGIDFFRAWTF, via the coding sequence GTGCCGCGTCGACGCACCATCGTGCTGGTTACGGCGACCGTGCTGCTGGGGATCGCGGCGTTGGCGGTCTCGACGGTGGCGATGCTCACGCAAACAGAACGCGGACGCGCGATGATCATGCGCGCCGTGCTGCCGACCCTGCGTCGTGCACTCCCCGGGCAGCTGTATGTCGGCCGCGTCAGCGGCACCTTGTTCGCCGACATCACCATCGACTCGCTGGAAATTCGTGAGCCGGGCGGATTGCCGTTCGTGCGCACAGGACCCATCCGTGTGACGTACGATCCGCGCGACCTGCTCGATCGGCGTGTCGTGATCAAGTCGCTCGAGATCACCCGACCGTATCTCACCGTGGTGGACTACGGCGGCGACGACTGGAATTGGAAACGTGCGTTGCGACGCAAGGGCCCGTCCACGCCTCGTCGTCGCGGGGGATTCGGCGACTACATCGTGCTCGACACGGTGACGCTGCATGAGGCCACCCTGATCATGCGGCAACCCTGGACGCTGTCCGATTCGCTCAAGGGGGCGAAGCGCGACAGCGCACTGACCTACAATCTCACCCGCGTGGATGGGGAGATACGTCGCGACGGCGATGGCTTTGCGCGCATCTGGCGTTTCGTGCGCGGCAACATCGCCCTGGGCCGCACGCGCATCGCCGATCCCGACTCGGCGGGATTGCAGGTGGCCTTGCGCAAGTTGGATGTGGTCTGGGTGTATCCCCCGTTCTGGTTCCGGAACATGCACGGCACCGTTCGTCAACTGGGCGACAGCCTGTGGATGGACGAGACGGAATTCCAGCTCGCCAATTCGCATGGCCGTGGAGACGCGAAGATCGTCTGGGGCAGCGGGAAACCGGTGCGCTACGACATTCGCATTCAGGGCGACACGGTGGCGATGGCGGATGTCGCGTGGATTGATGAGTCGTTGCCGCGCACCGGCGGCGGCAGCACCATGCTGACCATCAAGAACGACCCGCGGAATCTCAGCATCATCGAGTACGGGTTGCGCAACATGGATGCGCGCGCCATGCGATCCCACCTGACGGGACGGATGACGTTCGGTGTGGGTGGCGAGGTGCTGCGCGTCACCGACGTCGCGCTCGATCTTGCTCCGGCACACACCGACCTGTTGCGGCAATTCAACGGCGAACCGTTTCCCTACGATTGGCAGGGCACGCTCAGCGGACGCATTGCCGCCCGCGGCGGTCCGGTGACGAAATTCCAGATTGACGCGGCGGACTTCACGTACGATGACGCCCACGTGCCGGGCGCCCAGACCCGCGGGTTCGCGTCGGGGGTGGCGGACATCTTCACGCCGGCCGAAGCGATCCTCAAAGGCATCGACTTGCGCATTGACCAACTGGATCTGCGGACGCCGCGCTTCGTCAATCCGTTGTTCCTGGAGGTCAACGGCATTGTGCGGGGCACGATGCGGCTGGATTCGCTGTGGTACGATGCGCGCTTCTCGAATGCTGATCTGGAGCACATCGACGGACCGGGGCTGCCGTCGCATCTTACCGGCAGCGGTCGCTACACGCTGGTCCCGGAAGGCGTGAAGTTCGACCTCAGCATGGAAGCGGCGCCCCTGTCCTACACCACACTGTCGCGGTCCTATCCCGGGCTGCCGCTGCGCGGAAGTGCCGTAGGCAGTATTCGCGCCAAGGGGATGGCAGAAGATTTTGATCTGCAGGTGACGCTGGCGGGGGAAGGTGGTGAACTGGCTTTTACCGGGCGCGTTGACGGCTTCGAACCGTCATACGCCGCGACCGGTCAATTCCGGGTGCGCAGCGCCAATCTCGAGGCGCTGTTCGGAGACTCCCGGTTTCCGCAGTCGAATCTCTCCCTGGCCGGCGATGTCGCACTCAGCGGATCGTCCTTGGCCTCACTGCGGGGACCGCTCCGGGCGACGGTCGATCAGTTCTCGCGCGTCGCCGATGTGCGGGTGTTCGGCGGGGCCGTACACGCGACGTTTGACTCCGGACAGGTGCGCATCGATACGCTGATGCTGGAGAGTTCGGCGTTGCGGCTCACCGCGCGTGGCGGATTGGGATTGGTGGCTGACCGCGCCGACACGCTGCAGTTCGTGGCGGCGATTGACTCACTTGGCGGATTGCGACCGTGGTTGCAGTCCGGTGATTCGCTGACGCGAGTCGTGAATCCGAGTGACACCTTGCGCGGCACCATCGAGATCCGCGGACGGCTGGCAGGGACGATCGACACGACGGACGCGAGGGGCCTGGCACTCGACGCGCGCGCCGACGCGATCGGCCTGGTGTTTGGCACCGCGCGCGCGGCACGCGCCAACGCCGCGCTGGCCGTCACCGACGTGATGCATGGCGGCAATGGTCAGTTGGATGTCACGATGGATTCCGCGCGCACGGCCGGTATCGACATCTCCGCGGCCGCCGGTCGATCCACGCTCCAACGCGGACTGGCCGATCGATTCGCGGCCGAGTTGCGCACACCGACGGAGGCACGGCTGGCCGTGACCGGCGGCGTGTCGCGCGTGTCGGACACGACCACCCTGCGCATTGATACGCTGACGGTTCGCGTCGACAGCGGCCCTGCCAGACCGCGCGGTTTCTCACTGGCCGCACCGGCAATCGTGCGCATCGCGCCCAATCACACGGGCACCCTTGATTCGCTGGTGCTGGTGCACACCGACACGGGGCGTTTCGCCCTGCGTGGCACCATTGGCGATTCCGGGGTGCTGCGCGGCCGCGTTGATCTGGATCGCGTCTCGTTGGCCGACGTGGGTCGACTGATACCGGGCAGTGGACTGGCCGGCGGCACGGCGTCGGCGTATGCCGTCGTGACGGGCACGCGGGAACAGCCCCGGTTCGATGGGGAACTGTCGCTGCGCGAGGCGGTTGCCGGGCGCATGCGCTTCAGTGCGCTTGACGCGAAAACCCGCTACGACTCGCTTCGACTGTCGGTGGAGGCGTCGCTCGGCGTTGGTGGGAAACCGGCGTTGGCCGTCACGGCGTCGCTGCCGATCGATCTGGCACTCGTGGCCGGTCGCACGCGTCAGCGCAACGAACCGTTGACGGGACGCATTCTCAGTAATCGGGCCGACCTCGCGTTGCTGGAATCGGTGTTCCCTGATGTGACCAGCGCCCGCGGACGGTTCTCCACCGACCTGCAATTGACCGGGACCTGGGAGCGGCCGCAATTGCGCGGGCAATTGCAGATGGACAGTGCGGCGCTGACGTTGGCCAACCTCGGCGTGCGACTGGAGCAGGCGACGGCCGACATCGGCATCGCGAATGACACGGTGTTCATTCGCCGCTTCGGCGCGATCAGCGGCGCCCGGGCGGATTCGCTGGGGATCAGCGGCACCATCAGTCTCGTCGAGCCCCGCAAGCCCGCATTCGATCTGCGCCTGACGGCGAACAATTTTCTGGCCATCGACAAGCCGCGCACGGCATCGCTGGTCCTCACCACCACCACACCCGTCAGCCTCACGGGAAATAGTGATGCCGCGCGCGTGCGTGGCGCGGTGCGCATCGATCGCGGGAAAGTGTACATCCGCGCCCTCGCGCAGCGTCGCGGACTCGACCTCACCGACAACTTCGATGTCGTCGATACGACATTCCTCGGCTTCAATGCGCTGTTGCCCAACGCCCCCAGCGCGTTGTTGCAGAACCTCGTGCTGGACAACGTGCGCGTGAACATCGGGGACGACGTGTGGCTGCGCTCGCCCGAAGCGAATCTCAAACTCGGTGGCGCGCTGCGTGTGACACGCGCGGTTGGGCGTGACGGCAGTCGCGCCCGCCTGGCACTGGCGGATTCGCTGGTGGTCGAGCGCGGCACGTATCAACTCAACCTCGGCATTGCACGACCAAGTTTCGAGGTGGATCGTGGGGTGGTGCGGTTCTACGGCGACCCCGACCTCGAACCGGCCCTCGACATTACGGCGCTGCACACCGTACGCGAGCTGCGTGCCAATTCCAATCGGCAGGATGTGCGCATTCGCGTGAGTATCGGCGGCACGCTCGATCGACCCACGCTGGCGCTGTCCAGTGCCGACAATCCGCCGCTGCCGGAGAGCGACATGCTGAGCTATCTGGTGACCGGGGAGCCCGCGTATGCCTTGCTGGGCACGACCGCGTACGCCGAGCAGGGCGCGACCCTGCTGCTGCGATACGCGGGCAGTTACCTGTCGAGTCGCCTCGCCGGCGGACGATTCGATGTGGTGCAAGTGGAGCCCACCGCCATCGCCCCCGGCGAAGCGGCCAACTTGCGGGCGAATGGTCTTGGCATTCTGGCGTCCACGCGCGTCGGCGTTGGCGGACAATTGGCGCGCAACACGTACTTCGCCTTCACCACCGGATTGTGTGGGCTTTCCGCACAGACATCGGGTGGCGGCGATGCGCTGTCGCTATTCGCGCAGGGGCTCGGAGTGAAGCTCGAGCGACGGTTCGATCGCGGTTTTTCGGTGTCCTTGGGCCTTGAACCGGCCTCGAGTGCCCAAGCCTGCGGGCGGCTCGGCATCTCGCGGACCTTTCAGCAGACGCCGCCTCAGATCGGGATCGATTTCTTCCGCGCGTGGACGTTTTGA
- a CDS encoding BamA/TamA family outer membrane protein codes for MRGVTALVYSILAIVAASAATPVAAQDLSCERGDREVRAVRFLGNREFPAATLAAAVVTLPSAFAGLPLVGERRCLDPVEFARDVQRLTTLYRRRGFPDVKVDTQVVARRPGVIDITFAIVEGDPMRVTAFALRGADVDPEVQAASRDFPLRVGGVFDRGALEAGRDTLVRRLRNRGWPQAEALLAYTTNVAAHTADVEVTVVPGVRARLGRIALIVDTAGVGPRRIADATIRRTMALRSGDWYSARNLIDAQRNLYQTDAFQRVDLQPDSAQPAGDSIVNVVVRLVEGDRWAARAGTGWATLDCFRMQGSLTDRDFLPYAQRLELTARVSKIGIGAPLDGAPDLCQGQARSDLYSRTLNYYTAMTVRQPVRANQSRVPTLTMFSSTLSEYKAFLRRTPIGGAVSLTNARQSSISSTLSYQVELGRTEAEPAFFCAVFNACDSDARNFLQRNTRLAAVEYSLVRERANDPLRPTGGSSLRFSVRHASTLIGSDRTQQFNRATGDATWYRAIGAGMTLTAHLRGGLVFGGGTSPSLNAFIPPQERLYAGGPTTVRGFRQNELGPAVYIVDGYRAVAENGEVFYRADSGSKNERVVPTGGNTLAVANLELQVPSPVIPRVLQWAVFADGGRLWNRGSGGTTRSLADDGPSVKVTPGMGVRIVSPFGTIRVDLGYNPYRLPSGAAYYNAPLQGGIAPLYCVSPGNTLRVRPGTTENAPPTQETGNCPSSFRPERGRGFLRRLNPSIWIGQAF; via the coding sequence GTGCGCGGAGTCACAGCTCTCGTCTACAGCATCCTCGCCATCGTCGCCGCGTCGGCCGCCACTCCCGTGGCCGCACAGGACCTGTCCTGTGAGCGTGGTGACCGCGAGGTGCGTGCGGTGCGTTTTCTGGGCAATCGGGAGTTCCCCGCAGCCACGCTTGCTGCGGCTGTGGTGACGCTTCCTTCGGCCTTCGCCGGGCTCCCCCTGGTGGGCGAGCGTCGGTGCCTTGATCCCGTCGAGTTTGCGCGCGACGTGCAGCGATTGACGACACTGTATCGCCGCCGCGGATTTCCCGACGTGAAGGTCGACACCCAGGTGGTCGCGCGGCGCCCGGGTGTGATCGATATCACCTTCGCGATCGTGGAAGGCGATCCGATGCGTGTGACCGCGTTCGCGCTGCGCGGTGCCGATGTGGACCCGGAGGTGCAGGCGGCGTCGCGCGATTTCCCGCTGCGGGTGGGTGGGGTCTTCGATCGCGGCGCCCTCGAAGCGGGTCGGGACACCCTGGTCCGCCGTCTGCGCAATCGCGGATGGCCGCAGGCCGAAGCGCTGTTGGCGTACACCACCAACGTGGCAGCGCACACCGCCGACGTTGAGGTCACGGTGGTGCCCGGGGTGCGGGCCCGGCTTGGCCGCATCGCGCTCATCGTGGACACTGCGGGCGTCGGTCCGCGCCGGATTGCCGACGCCACCATACGACGGACGATGGCCCTGCGCAGCGGCGACTGGTACTCCGCGCGCAACTTGATTGACGCGCAACGCAATCTGTACCAGACCGACGCATTCCAGCGCGTCGATCTGCAACCGGACAGCGCGCAGCCGGCGGGCGATTCCATCGTCAACGTCGTCGTGCGACTGGTGGAAGGTGATCGCTGGGCGGCGCGCGCCGGAACCGGATGGGCCACTCTGGATTGCTTTCGCATGCAAGGGTCGCTCACCGATCGCGATTTCCTGCCCTACGCACAGCGGCTGGAACTCACGGCCCGCGTGAGCAAGATCGGCATCGGAGCGCCGCTCGATGGCGCACCGGATCTCTGCCAGGGCCAGGCGCGTTCCGACTTGTATAGCCGGACGCTCAACTACTACACCGCGATGACGGTGCGCCAGCCGGTTCGCGCCAACCAGTCGCGCGTCCCGACGCTCACAATGTTCAGTTCCACGCTGTCGGAGTACAAGGCGTTCCTGCGCCGCACGCCGATCGGTGGCGCCGTGTCGCTGACCAATGCCCGGCAGTCGAGTATCTCCAGCACCCTTTCGTACCAGGTGGAACTCGGTCGCACGGAGGCGGAGCCGGCGTTCTTCTGCGCGGTGTTCAACGCCTGTGACTCCGATGCGCGCAACTTCCTGCAGCGCAATACTCGGCTGGCTGCGGTGGAGTACTCGCTGGTGCGCGAGCGCGCCAACGATCCATTGCGACCGACCGGGGGCAGTTCGCTGCGTTTCAGCGTGCGACACGCGTCCACGCTGATCGGATCAGATCGCACGCAGCAGTTCAATCGGGCCACCGGGGATGCCACCTGGTATCGCGCGATTGGCGCCGGAATGACACTGACGGCGCATCTGCGCGGCGGCCTGGTGTTCGGTGGCGGCACGTCGCCGTCGCTCAATGCGTTCATCCCGCCGCAAGAGCGCTTGTATGCCGGGGGACCCACCACCGTGCGGGGGTTCCGGCAGAATGAACTGGGCCCCGCGGTGTACATCGTGGACGGGTATCGCGCGGTGGCCGAGAACGGCGAGGTGTTTTACCGGGCCGATAGCGGCAGCAAGAACGAGCGGGTCGTCCCGACGGGCGGTAACACGCTGGCGGTTGCCAATCTGGAATTGCAGGTGCCGAGTCCGGTGATCCCCCGCGTGCTGCAATGGGCGGTGTTTGCGGATGGCGGTCGGTTGTGGAACCGCGGCTCGGGCGGCACGACGCGTTCGCTGGCGGATGACGGTCCCTCGGTGAAAGTCACGCCAGGCATGGGTGTGCGCATCGTCTCACCGTTCGGCACCATTCGCGTGGATCTCGGATACAACCCGTACCGTCTGCCGTCGGGCGCGGCCTACTACAATGCGCCCCTGCAAGGGGGCATCGCGCCGTTGTACTGCGTGAGCCCGGGGAACACGCTGAGGGTGCGTCCCGGCACCACCGAGAACGCACCGCCGACGCAGGAGACGGGCAACTGCCCATCGAGCTTTCGCCCCGAGCGCGGACGGGGGTTTCTGCGCCGGCTGAATCCCAGCATCTGGATCGGTCAGGCCTTCTGA
- a CDS encoding NAD(P)/FAD-dependent oxidoreductase codes for MATHELKDLTILGGGPTGIFALFYAGMRGASAQIVDALPELGGQLTALYPEKYIFDVAGFPRVLAKDLVRSLTEQAMQFHRDAGIPAHLGQSVVGLEQADDHFVLVTETDRFPTRAIVLAAGIGAFRPRRLPQAFAEAWYGRGVQEFVQDPASYQGQHVVIIGGGDSAFDWCAQLRTRAASVTLVHRSDRFRAHAATVAEVEAAAATTDGRVSIHTFHELDAILGSDRMDGIRIKDIKAKTTRDIPADVVLPMLGYVSNMGALLEWGLNFEKDEIVVNYQMETGRPGIYAAGDITTYPGKLKLIATGFGEATVAVNQAVHWVYPEKKVNPGHSSNLAVFGQKDD; via the coding sequence ATGGCCACTCATGAGCTGAAGGACCTGACCATTCTCGGCGGCGGACCGACCGGGATCTTCGCCCTGTTCTACGCCGGCATGCGGGGCGCGTCCGCGCAAATCGTGGATGCGTTGCCCGAACTGGGCGGCCAACTCACGGCCCTCTATCCCGAGAAGTACATCTTCGACGTGGCCGGCTTCCCCAGGGTGCTGGCCAAGGACCTCGTACGGTCGCTGACCGAACAGGCCATGCAATTCCATCGCGACGCCGGGATTCCAGCGCATCTGGGACAGAGCGTGGTGGGTTTGGAGCAGGCCGACGATCACTTCGTGCTGGTGACGGAAACCGATCGCTTCCCGACCCGCGCCATTGTCCTGGCGGCCGGTATCGGGGCGTTTCGCCCCCGCCGATTGCCGCAGGCCTTCGCTGAGGCCTGGTACGGTCGCGGTGTGCAGGAGTTCGTGCAGGATCCCGCCAGCTATCAGGGGCAGCATGTGGTGATCATCGGCGGCGGTGACTCGGCGTTCGACTGGTGTGCGCAACTGCGAACCCGCGCCGCGTCGGTGACGCTGGTCCATCGCAGCGATCGCTTTCGCGCGCATGCGGCCACAGTGGCGGAGGTGGAGGCCGCGGCGGCGACCACGGACGGTCGCGTGTCGATCCACACGTTTCACGAGCTCGACGCCATTCTCGGCTCGGATCGGATGGACGGGATCCGGATCAAGGACATCAAGGCCAAGACCACGCGCGACATCCCGGCCGATGTGGTGCTCCCGATGCTGGGCTACGTGAGCAACATGGGCGCCTTGCTGGAATGGGGCCTGAATTTCGAGAAGGACGAGATCGTGGTGAACTACCAGATGGAGACCGGACGTCCCGGGATCTATGCCGCCGGTGACATCACCACGTATCCCGGAAAGCTGAAGCTGATCGCCACCGGATTCGGCGAGGCCACGGTGGCCGTCAATCAGGCGGTGCATTGGGTGTACCCGGAGAAGAAGGTGAACCCGGGGCATTCGTCGAACCTGGCGGTGTTCGGGCAGAAGGACGACTGA
- a CDS encoding cob(I)yrinic acid a,c-diamide adenosyltransferase translates to MKIYTRTGDEGGTALFGGGRVDKDHPRVEAYGDVDELNAALGLARSIDMMPRIDEVLVPVQRDLFAIGALLATPDHDKMREQLSKARIDDQRIEELERAIDACEQELEPLRSFIIPGGTPKAAALHVARTVCRRAERRVVHLAHDTELPTLVVIYLNRLSDLLFMLARVANSRAGAGEVTW, encoded by the coding sequence ATGAAGATCTATACCCGAACCGGCGATGAGGGGGGCACGGCGCTCTTTGGCGGTGGCCGTGTCGACAAGGACCACCCGCGCGTGGAAGCCTACGGCGATGTTGACGAGCTCAATGCGGCCCTCGGCCTCGCACGCTCGATCGACATGATGCCGCGCATCGACGAAGTGCTGGTGCCGGTGCAACGCGATCTGTTTGCCATTGGCGCGTTGCTGGCGACGCCCGATCACGACAAGATGCGGGAGCAGCTCAGCAAGGCCCGCATCGATGATCAGCGCATCGAGGAACTGGAGCGAGCGATCGACGCGTGCGAGCAGGAACTGGAGCCGCTGCGCAGCTTCATCATTCCGGGTGGCACGCCCAAGGCCGCCGCCCTGCATGTCGCGCGCACCGTCTGCCGACGCGCTGAACGTCGTGTCGTGCACCTCGCGCACGACACGGAGCTGCCGACCCTGGTCGTCATCTACCTCAATCGACTGTCCGACCTGCTGTTCATGCTCGCGCGCGTGGCGAACAGCCGCGCCGGTGCCGGCGAGGTCACCTGGTAG
- the aroB gene encoding 3-dehydroquinate synthase, with protein MGHAPALTLPLDYPVYCHAGALLALGDIVEKAALAHRYAVITDDTVGDLYSHRVVERLPVGASRVFTIPAGEREKNRQRWGELTDALAQWGAGRDTTVIALGGGVIGDLAGFVAATFMRGIPVVQVPTTLLAMVDAAVGGKTAVDTPLGKNLVGSFHNPSAVIMDPDVLASLPPEQLRAGFAEMIKHGVVADASYFDAVRQAMPDVAAQGPHVPGFDDLIAGSVRIKAAVVAEDTREDGLRQILNFGHTIAHAIERELHFRIAHGEAVAIGMVMEARIAESIGLASPGLHTAIVDAVQTAGLPWALPVGLSADALLSATLGDKKARTGTVRYALPRGIGEMESAEGRWAVPISSEVVLEALRSG; from the coding sequence GTGGGTCACGCGCCGGCCCTGACGCTGCCGCTCGACTACCCCGTCTACTGCCACGCCGGCGCGCTGTTGGCGCTTGGAGACATCGTTGAGAAGGCGGCTCTGGCGCATCGCTATGCGGTGATCACCGACGATACCGTCGGCGATTTGTACAGTCATCGCGTGGTGGAACGGCTTCCGGTCGGAGCCTCGCGGGTTTTCACGATTCCCGCCGGGGAGCGCGAGAAGAACCGCCAGCGTTGGGGCGAGCTGACCGATGCGCTGGCGCAGTGGGGTGCCGGTCGTGACACCACCGTGATCGCGCTGGGCGGCGGCGTGATTGGTGACCTCGCCGGCTTCGTCGCGGCCACCTTCATGCGCGGCATTCCCGTGGTGCAGGTACCGACCACGTTGCTGGCGATGGTCGACGCCGCCGTGGGCGGCAAGACCGCCGTCGATACCCCACTGGGCAAGAATCTCGTGGGATCGTTTCACAATCCCAGCGCCGTGATCATGGATCCCGATGTGCTGGCGTCGCTGCCCCCGGAACAGCTGCGAGCCGGTTTCGCGGAAATGATCAAGCACGGCGTGGTCGCCGACGCGTCGTACTTCGATGCCGTGCGGCAGGCGATGCCAGACGTCGCCGCACAAGGTCCGCACGTCCCGGGATTCGACGACCTCATCGCGGGCAGCGTGCGCATCAAGGCGGCGGTTGTCGCCGAAGACACGCGAGAAGACGGCCTTCGGCAGATTCTGAACTTCGGTCACACCATCGCGCACGCGATAGAACGTGAACTCCATTTCCGCATCGCCCACGGCGAGGCGGTGGCCATCGGCATGGTCATGGAGGCGCGAATTGCCGAATCGATCGGACTGGCGTCGCCTGGCCTGCACACGGCGATCGTGGACGCCGTACAAACCGCTGGCCTCCCGTGGGCGCTTCCGGTCGGCCTCTCGGCCGACGCACTGCTGTCGGCGACGCTGGGAGACAAGAAGGCCCGCACGGGCACGGTGCGGTACGCGCTCCCGCGCGGAATCGGCGAGATGGAGTCGGCGGAGGGTCGATGGGCCGTTCCGATATCGAGCGAGGTCGTCCTTGAGGCTCTCCGATCCGGTTAA
- a CDS encoding RNA polymerase sigma factor RpoD/SigA gives MPSAAAVRSSESRTSKGFFRSSPSTAFDQYLHDIQKLPLITDAAEERRLARLAQKGDEAAAERLVTANLRFVISYVKKYQGHGLDLSELVAIGNEGLLKAVRKFDPDQGVKFISYAVWWVRQAVLKALAEQTRSVRIPLNQNSQLIRMARAEMVLNQVLNREPTDEEISRVLQEPIEQVRNARQITSTEVSLDAPIDRQDREASTLGERFAGQTHADIEDGTDFRLMREFIDRVFRKYLTPRERKILYLYYGLDEGAEAMTLERIGALMGVTRERIRQIRERAFEKLRESPDGRALAGFWGTD, from the coding sequence ATGCCGTCAGCAGCCGCCGTACGAAGCTCGGAGTCCCGTACATCCAAGGGATTCTTTCGATCCTCCCCTTCTACCGCGTTCGACCAGTACCTCCACGACATTCAGAAACTGCCTCTCATTACCGACGCCGCTGAAGAGCGCCGTCTGGCACGATTGGCACAGAAAGGCGACGAGGCGGCCGCTGAACGCCTCGTCACGGCGAACCTTCGGTTTGTCATCTCGTACGTCAAGAAGTACCAAGGACACGGCCTCGACCTGTCGGAGCTCGTTGCCATCGGCAACGAAGGACTGCTCAAGGCGGTCCGGAAGTTCGATCCCGACCAGGGCGTGAAGTTCATCTCGTACGCCGTGTGGTGGGTTCGCCAGGCGGTCCTCAAGGCGCTGGCTGAACAGACCCGCAGTGTGCGCATTCCGCTCAATCAGAATTCGCAGCTCATCCGCATGGCACGGGCCGAGATGGTCCTCAATCAGGTGCTCAACCGCGAGCCCACTGACGAGGAGATATCCCGGGTTCTGCAGGAGCCGATCGAACAGGTCCGCAATGCGCGTCAGATCACCAGCACCGAAGTTTCACTGGACGCGCCGATCGATCGACAGGATCGCGAAGCCTCCACGCTGGGCGAACGCTTTGCCGGCCAGACCCATGCCGACATCGAGGACGGCACCGATTTCCGATTGATGCGCGAGTTCATCGATCGTGTATTCCGGAAATACCTCACGCCCCGCGAGCGCAAGATCCTGTACCTGTATTACGGTCTTGATGAGGGAGCGGAAGCGATGACCCTCGAGCGCATCGGCGCCCTTATGGGTGTCACCCGGGAGCGGATCCGCCAGATTCGTGAACGTGCGTTTGAAAAGCTGCGCGAGTCGCCGGATGGACGCGCGCTGGCCGGCTTCTGGGGAACCGACTGA